The nucleotide window gtCGGGGAGCTGGGGGCGGGGTCAAGAGAAGGGGGCGTGGCTTGAGAAGCTCTCAAAGCTGTCACCTGGAGGGGACATTGGGAACACCGGGGGGGTGACAGAGGGACACgaggggacacttgggggacatcgggggagtcagagggacacggggggggacattggggggggggtttgcaggggggggggggtcaggggagggggcgtggcttgaGACGCTCTTAAAGGCGCCGCGCCCGGgagacattggggacactggggacaccgaggggacaccGAGGTGACGGGGGGGAGCCGGGGGTCTCACGCACCGTCGGTGGCCTCGGCGCTCTCCTCGGGGGGGGGGCTCCAGGCCGGGGGAggggcgcggccccgccccagGCGGTAGTGGCGGAGTACGTGGTGCAGCTGCGCCGGCGACAGCGCCGGGAACTCGGCGCGGAGCCGCGACCaggtggccttggggacacggaggggacatcggggacatggcaggacatggaggggacGCGGCTCGGACAGCCCCGCCCGGCACCGAGCCACCCGCGGGGGGCTGACCCCGCCGGCGTCGCACGccgaggtgtccccaggtgtccccaggagtgtccccaggtgtccccccatgtccccaggtgtccccaggtgtgtccccccatgtccccaggtgtctccaggtgtgtccccaggtgtccccccatgtccccagctgtccccaggtgtgtcccacccccgccagctgtccccaggtgtccccacctGCTCGAGGCAGCCTCTCGGGGTGCACAGGAGGTTGGCGGTGGCCGAGAGCTTCCTGAAGAAGTCGCCGGCGATGTCCCCGAGCCCGAGCGCCCCCAGCCCGTCCAGCACCAGGTCCAGATTGGTGCGGAGCCGGACCCCCACCCACCACTGGAAAAAGGGGCCGGCGCTGCCTGCGGGTTTGGGGGAAATCGGGAATGGTTTGGggattgggggatttttttagatttttttcggattttttgtgattttttttttttaggatttttttggtgatttATTGGTGATTATCCcactcaaatccccccaaaccccccaaaatcacacccaaaccaccccaaatccttccctaaatccccccaaatccctcctaaaCCCCTTTACGactcccccaaaccaccccaaatccccctaaacctCTCTAAATcccccccgaattcccccaaacccctttataactcccccaaaccctcgaaaatcccccccaaattccccccagatctcccccaaatccccccttcccccccccaaaaccaccccaaatcccctctaaaCCCCTCAAAACTCCCCGAAATCCCGCACCTTTCTCCATGAGGGCATTGAAGAGCGAGGCGTTGCAGAAGAAGAACAGGTACCCGAAGGTTTGGGACACCAGGTCGGGGTGCAGGTGACAGTCCCGGGTGAGTCCCAGCACGGCCCCGAACACGGCCaggggcggccgcagcccctcggggaccccccccaaatccggccccgcccgcggctcccccggccccacaAAGGGGTTGGTGTCCAGCAGGGCCGGCAGGGCCGAGTAGAGGGTCTggggggaagggtttggggttagAGAGAggtctggggggatttgggggctctcAGAGgcgtttggggggatttgagtgggattagaggggatttgggttggtttgggggagttgtaaaggggtttggggggtatttgggggagatttgggggatttgaggggctCTGGGGTGATTTGGGAGCTCTcggaagggtttggggggatttgggaggaattGGGGATGATTTTAGGTGTCTCAGAGGGGTTTAAGGGGTCACTGAGTGgctttggggaggtttgggagggatttggggggtttgggggatttaaaGGGGTTTGGAAGTGtacccaggtggattttggagtACCctggtgaattttggggtgcccaggtgggttttggggtcaccttGGTCAGGTAATAGACGCTCTGCTGGAACGTGGACATGATGACCTCATCCAGCACCCCCAAAGCCTCATCACAACTCTCCAGGTCCCGCTCCAGCTCCGGGCACGGCCCTAAATCCCAcaggattcaccccaaaatgcgGGATcaacccccaaaatccgggaTAAAACCCTAAATCCCATGGGAATTGCCCAAAAATTCACCCAGGTTGACCCCATAACGACCCCAGgagccctcccagtccatcccagtccatcccagtgccaccttcGATGTCCAGCTCCCTCTCCATGGCCAGCACGTGGCCCTGGGCCAGGTTCAGCAGCTCCACGGCGTTGGCCAACCAGAGCAGGAGCGGCCGCAGGTCCGAGGTGACCCCGGCCAGGTCCAGGGcagggggggggtccccgtccggggggctgggggggaccccaaaatcagctccaaaccagctggagaggtgagagaccccaacccccccccaagcccccccagagaccccccaaaatcctcccagagaccccaaaaaccccccaaaacccccccaaaaccctcccagagaccccccaaaccccccaacccccccagagacccccaaaaccctcccagagaccccaaaaaccccccaacccccccagagaccccaaaaaccctcccagagaccccaaaaaccccccaacccccccagagaccccccaaaaccctcccagagaccccaaaaaccccccaactcTCCCCAAagaccccctcaaacccccagAGActccaaaacctccccaaaaaacctctCAGAGACCCCCAATACCCCCctctgggttttggtttggtttttttttttagttttggggaggttttggggtctctcacCTCTCTGGCTGCCGGTCCCCGATTTCCTTGATCTtctcctgccaggacagaccCAGAGACCCCTCAGCGCCCCAGAATGATCCCAGCATCCCTCCCAGTTCAGTCCCAGTACGGCCCCagtatccccaatgtcccccaatgtcctcaACTGCTCACCCAGACCGTCTCCCGCAGCATCCCAGCCACTCTCCCCatatcccaaatatcccaaaaatcccccaattctcccctttccccccaaattcccccaatcccccccgatgtccccaaacgtccccaaatgtccccccacTCACCCAGACCGTCTCCCGCAGCATCCCGGCCACTCTCCCCAGCAGCTCCGGGAAATGCCCCGCCGGGAACTCTCGAGCCGCGTGTTCCAAGCACAACCCCAAAAGGAACGCGGGGGCCAGACCCCCTAAATCCTCCCCggaatcccccaaatctccccccgtGGACCcctcccctaaatccccccccaaatccacgtTTAGGATTTCCCTGAGCAGCGTCCCCTCGTCTTGGGGTCGGTAGCGGAGCTCGGCTTTTGGGGTTTCCAGCGCCGCCCTAAGCACGTCCCGCCTCTCTTGGGGGCTCCTCCCGCACCCTgcgcaccccaaaacccccaaaacgcCAAGGGACGCGCGGGGAGGGGGCATCCACGGGGGTcgcgacccctccccaattcggGGGTCTTTGTAGAGGAGCAGGACGTGCTCCCCCAACCCTAAAAGGTCGCCGGGATTTAGGGCGGCTCTGCGGAGCAAGGGGGACCCGTTTAGGGTGGCGGCAGCGCCCCTAAAAGGTCGCACGGTGGCAGAGGGGGGGTCCCCATTGGGGTcgctccctccccagccaggggTCGCCTGCACGAGACAGTGGCGGGGGAGGATGTCGGGGGCGCTCAGGAAGGTGTCGACCACCGAGAACGGCCCCAAATCCGACTTTTGTGGGGTTTCGGGGTTTTCTGGGGTCGCGGGAGGGGTTTCTGggttcccccccacccccggtTTTTCGGGGCGGCCGAAGATGTGTTGGGGTCGGGTCATGATGTAGAGGACGAAGtcctgggaggggaaaaaagggggtttAGGGTTTGGGGCTGATTTCGCCGGGATTTGAATGGGTCATTTTTcgggtcacttttggggtcatttttggggttttttcctcacctCTTTCCCGTAACCCCGCAGCAGCAGGAAATAGGGGCGGTCccgggggggctggatcagacACTGcgacagcagctccaggctgggactcccgtccccggggggggtcccggtgtccgggggggtccccgagggtcccgggggtcccgcggGTGGGGTCCCggtgctgtcccctcccccccccgccagGCTCAGGGCCTTGCGCTGTCGCCGTCGCGTGCTCAGGTTCATGTCGCTGATGCTGCGGCGCATggccggggggggggtcccgggggtcgcGGGGGTCGCGGGGGGCAGGGGGCGCGGGACCCCCCGAGGCCGCCCGGGAACGGTTCCGGTGGAGGCGGCGGGGTTGGGGGGGCAGCCCTGGGGGGGGGACACAAAGGGACAAAAAGGGGACAGGGGTGGTGGCGTTGGTGgcgttttggggaggggggcgcgCGGTGGTGGCAGCGTGGGAAtgtggggagggggtttggggtggctaAGGGGGTGACACCGCCGCCCCCCAGGGGACATTTTGAGAGgtctggggggaggggacaaTAACGGGCAGGGGACATTcccaggggtctgggggggacaATACCGGGGTCACCCACCCAGGGGACATTGCCGAGGGTCTGCGGGGGCACTCCCGCGGCTCCGGGGCTGGCGACACAACAACCCCAAGGGCCACTCCCGCCGCTCCAGGGTTGTCGCCAGCCTCTCTGCCACCCCCAGGGCGCCACTTTGGGGGCTGTCCCCACTCACCCGCCGTGTCTCCATCGTCCCCGGGGTCCCCAGCTctgtccagctcctgcctgcgGCGGATCTCGAAGCGCCGCGACCACCCGGCCTTGGGcttccacagctcctgcagcaccagcgGCCGCTCCCAGTCGCCCACCTCGCGCAGGTGCTCGCCCTGCCACCCCCCCCGCGCTGGTGGCAGTGCCACCTCCGGGTCGCCCCACCACGTCGCAGAGGGCGAATTGCCCGAAATCGTCGGGATTGAGCCCGTAGCGCTCGAGCGCCTCGCGGACGAGCTGGCGGGCGCTGGAGCGGGGGGTGGCCAGGACGCTCTTGTAGTTGGCCCCCCTGGAAATGGCCCCCCCGAAGATTTTTAGGATGCTGGGGGGTtgctgggggtttggggacactaAAATGTCACCCGAGGGGTCGTGGAGCTCGGCGAGTTTCTTCTCGCTGGCCCAGCGGCCGCTCTGGGGggcggcactggtggcactggtggcactggtgcgGTGGAAGAGGTGGGACAGGCGCTTGTGGCGGGGGGGTTTGGGCTtggggggcgcgggggcggcggggcgggggtccGAGGGGTCGCTGGCGCGGCTGGGCGTGTCCGAGGAGGTGGATCTGGGGGTGGAAATGGGAATTAGGGGGGGGAAATAATGGGGGgaagatgggattttggggggacgggaatggggggaaataaTGGGggaaatagggggaaaaaaaggggggaaatggggggaaaaggacgGGGAGAAACCCCaaacaggtggatttggggggggggggggtggaatttgggggtgcAGGGGAGGATTTTGAGGGGGTtccggggatttttggggtcacaCCGGACGGAGCCGGCGCTGGGCCAGCGGCGGCTCATCTTGGCCAGgcgttttttgggggaattgaTCCAGAGCCCCACGGGGAAATGGAGCTTCCCGAAGCGGGGCGAGCCCTCCTTGCGCTCCTCGGGAAGCATCGTCTGCGAAACGGGGGAGAAGAAaccgggattttgggaaaaatccctTCCGAGACCCCAAGTTCCAAGGACACCCCCGCGAACCGACAAATCCCAACTTTTACCCCCCCGGAATCTCCCTTTTTgcacccttttttcccccaggacccctcacaCCCCAGCCGGGACCCTCCAACCCCCCGTTTCCCcgcaaaatcccccttttctcacctttttccccccaaaatcccttttccccagccTTTTGTCCTCCAGGACCCCTCAAACTCCTCCCGCgaaccccccaaacaccccattTCCCACGCTTCCTCcccaatcccacttttcccaccccaaatcccctttttccctccatttttccccccaaatccccttttttccaccCTTTACCCCCAAAGACTCCCCAAAAAGCCGCCCCTCACCCCGCTCCTGGCTCCCCGAGGCCTCGGCGGTGCCGAATTTCCAAAGAATTCCCGAGTTCCCGGAGAATTCCCCAATTCCCGGTTtcccggcggggggggggggcaggaagGGCCGAGCCGGGTCAGGAAATCGGGGGGGGCCGGGaagggcggggggaggggaagggatggaggcaccaggatggggggggaggggaaggggtgCCCCACAACCCCAagttggggggtcctgggaccCCCGGGACTCAAAtgaggctgggggggggggccggAGGGGTGCTGGACCCCCTTCCCCCAAGGCCACAAGGGTAACCCCAGACCCACCCAAGGGGTTCTTGGAACCCCTCAAAGAGACCCCAGaacccctcactgacccctcaGGGTGACCCCAGAACCGCCCAAAGAGTTCCCAGACCCCTCCATGGCCTCTTGGGctgaccccagaccccccccaaagaGAGCCCAGACCCCTCCATGGCCCCTCAGGGTGACCGCAGAACCCCCAAGGAGAGCCCAGACCCCTCCATGGCCCCTCGGGgtgaccccagaccccccaaggAGAGCCCAGACCCCTCCATGGCCTCTTGGGgtgaccccagaccccccaaagaGAACCCAGACCCCTCCATGGCCCCTCGGGgtgaccccagaccccccccaaagaGAGCCCAGACCCCTCCATGGCCCCTCGGGgtgaccccagaccccccaaggAGAGCCCAGACCCCTCCATGGCCTCTTGGGgtgaccccagaccccccaaagaGAACCCAGACCCCTCCATGGCCCCTCGGGgtgaccccagaccccccccaaagaGAGCCCAGACCCCTCCATGGCCCCTCGGGgtgaccccagaccccccaaagaGAGCCCAGACCCCTCCATGGCCCCTCGGGgtgaccccagaccccccccaaagaGAGCCCAGACCCCTCCATGGCCCCTCAGGgtgaccccagaccccccaaagaGAGCCCAGACCCCTCCATGGCCCCTCAGGGtgaccccagaacccccaaagaGAGCCCAGGCCCCTCAGGGTGACCCCGGCCCCTCACGATCCCCCCCCCGCGTCCCCCTCCCTCAgagccaggccccgccccctctgCCCCGCCCCGCTCTCCCATTGGCCGAGCCTTTCCCGCCTCGCCGGGGCAGAGCAACGGGAAGagcggggaggggcggggccggcagGATTTGGGCGGGAAGAAAAGCAGCCAATCAAAACCCGATCTTTTGTTTGGCCACGCCCCGGAGGCGGAGCTTAACAAGCCCCGCCCTAACGCGCCGCTCGCGCCGCTTTCCACGGCCACGCCCCTCTGTTGTGGCCACGCCTTCTTCTCAGCGGCTCCACCGCGGTCCTAAAGCCCccccccacccaaaaccccaaaatcggccccCAAAATTACTCCCAAAACCGACACCTGGAGCTCCCAAATACAcctcaacccccccaaaaatccaaactgtccccaaaacgcccccagaACCGcaaaacctgccccaaaccaaccccagaAGCCCCAAAATTGACCTCAACCCCCACCAAACACCCCAAACTGGCCCCAAAACTCTCCCCGAAGCCCCAAAATTGTCCCCAAGTCCCCTCTGTATCCCAAACCCTACGGAGAACCCCCTAAATTCTCCCTGGAACCCCCGTGGTGACAGTGCCAGTAACGACAGTGCCAGTAGCGACAGCGGCAGTGTCACgatggtgacagtgacacacTTTCACAGTGGACACCTCAGGACACGACGATGACACTGACAGCGACACgatggtgacagtgacactgcCACCCCACAGTCCCCGCCAGGACGCGACGGTGACACCGCCAGTGCCACCCCACACGCGCGTGTCACCCCACACCGCTGCCACCACCGCGTGtcccccccccggcccggccccgctggcgATGCCGGGGACGCTGCcacccccccgtgtcccccccgtgtcccccccgtgtcccccccgtgccccccacgCCCCCCACATCCTGCCCCGCGTCACCGCCT belongs to Aphelocoma coerulescens isolate FSJ_1873_10779 unplaced genomic scaffold, UR_Acoe_1.0 HiC_scaffold_307, whole genome shotgun sequence and includes:
- the RASIP1 gene encoding LOW QUALITY PROTEIN: ras-interacting protein 1 (The sequence of the model RefSeq protein was modified relative to this genomic sequence to represent the inferred CDS: inserted 2 bases in 1 codon; deleted 1 base in 1 codon), encoding MLPEERKEGSPRFGKLHFPVGLWINSPKKRLAKMSRRWPSAGSVRSTSSDTPSRASDPSDPRPAAPAPPKPKPPRHKRLSHLFHRTSATSATSAAPQSGRWASEKKLAELHDPSGDILVSPNPQQPPSILKIFGGAISRGANYKSVLATPRSSARQLVREALERYGLNPDDFGQFALCDVVGRPGGGTATSAXGGWQGEHLREVGDWERPLVLQELWKPKAGWSRRFEIRRRQELDRAGDPGDDGDTAGLPPQPRRLHRNRSRAASGGPAPPAPRDPRDPRDPPPAMRRSISDMNLSTRRRQRKALSLAGGGGDSTGTPPAGPPGPSGTPPDTGTPPGDGSPSLELLSQCLIQPPRDRPYFLLLRGYGKEDFVLYIMTRPQHIFGRPEKPGVGGNPETPPATPENPETPQKSDLGPFSVVDTFLSAPDILPRHCLVQATPGWGGSDPNGDPPSATVRPFRGAAATLNGSPLLRRAALNPGDLLGLGEHVLLLYKDPRIGEGSRPPWMPPPRASLGVLGVLGCAGCGRSPQERRDVLRAALETPKAELRYRPQDEGTLLREILNVDLGGDLGEGSTGGDLGDSGEDLGGLAPAFLLGLCLEHAAREFPAGHFPELLGRVAGMLRETVWEKIKEIGDRQPESPPDGDPPPALDLAGVTSDLRPLLLWLANAVELLNLAQGHVLAMERELDIEGPCPELERDLESCDEALGVLDEVIMSTFQQSVYYLTKTLYSALPALLDTNPFVGPGEPRAGPDLGGVPEGLRPPLAVFGAVLGLTRDCHLHPDLVSQTFGYLFFFCNASLFNALMEKGSAGPFFQWWVGVRLRTNLDLVLDGLGALGLGDIAGDFFRKLSATANLLCTPRGCLEQATWSRLRAEFPALSPAQLHHVLRHYRLGRGRAPPPAWSPPPEESAEATDGDIFESFSEHPPLLLPTRGFRLRLGGVPVGAGGLLRPLLKIRRRLWELEGGGADP